The Syntrophobacterales bacterium genome includes a window with the following:
- a CDS encoding electron transfer flavoprotein subunit beta/FixA family protein gives MKILVLVKQTPAGEADIGISEDGSCLIVGENDWRMNRFDEFAVEEALRIREALPESSVEAVSVGPPRVAAVLRRALAMGADAAIHILYEEKQELFPSETAFLIAAFVRERCYDLILAGVMSEDAMYGQTGAMLAELLGIPCATAVVEERLSSENDRLRVERELEGGLREGLELPLPALLTVQSGINRPRYPALSHVLRSRTQPLLVIPADTLPKASRREELLHLSWPAPSGKSFFLEGTAAGKAERLAEIFRERAFL, from the coding sequence ATGAAAATACTGGTTCTGGTGAAACAAACTCCCGCTGGCGAGGCGGATATCGGAATTTCCGAAGATGGTTCTTGTCTTATAGTGGGGGAAAATGACTGGCGGATGAACCGTTTCGACGAGTTTGCGGTAGAGGAGGCGCTGAGGATACGCGAGGCGTTGCCGGAAAGCTCTGTGGAAGCGGTTTCGGTTGGCCCCCCCCGCGTTGCCGCAGTTTTGCGCCGAGCCCTGGCAATGGGGGCTGACGCGGCGATTCATATTCTTTACGAAGAAAAGCAGGAACTCTTCCCCAGTGAGACGGCCTTTTTGATTGCAGCTTTTGTCCGTGAGCGATGTTATGACCTTATTTTGGCCGGGGTGATGTCGGAGGATGCGATGTACGGGCAGACAGGAGCTATGCTTGCGGAACTGCTGGGCATCCCCTGTGCGACAGCCGTCGTGGAAGAGCGGCTGTCTTCGGAAAATGATCGTTTGAGGGTTGAGCGGGAACTGGAAGGCGGGCTTCGGGAAGGGCTGGAGCTGCCCCTTCCGGCCTTGCTCACTGTTCAGTCGGGGATCAACCGTCCGCGTTATCCCGCCCTCTCCCACGTTTTGCGGTCGCGCACCCAGCCCTTGCTTGTCATCCCGGCTGACACCCTGCCGAAAGCGTCCCGGCGCGAAGAGCTTTTGCACCTGTCTTGGCCCGCGCCGTCGGGCAAGTCATTCTTTTTGGAAGGAACGGCAGCAGGGAAGGCGGAGCGTCTGGCCGAAATATTCCGCGAACGGGCGTTTCTGTAG